From Haemorhous mexicanus isolate bHaeMex1 chromosome 2, bHaeMex1.pri, whole genome shotgun sequence, the proteins below share one genomic window:
- the ESD gene encoding S-formylglutathione hydrolase gives MALKQISSNKCFEGFQKVFEHDSAELKCKMKFGIYLPPKAETGKCPVLYWLSGLTCTEQNFITKAGFQQAAAQHGLIVVAPDTSPRGCNIEGEDESWDFGTGAGFYVDATEDPWKTNYRMYSYIKDELPKLINANFPTDPERMSIFGHSMGGHGALILALKNPGKYKSVSAFAPICNPIQCQWGKKALGGYLGPDASKWEAYDATQLVKSYSGARLDILIDQGKDDQFLSAGQLLPDNFIAACTEQKIPVVFRLQQGYDHSYYFIASFINDHIKHHAKYLNA, from the exons ATGGCACTGAAACAGATTTCCAGCAACAAATGCTTTGAAGGTTTCCAGAAAGTGTTTGAACATGACAG TGCAGAGctaaaatgcaaaatgaaatttgGAATCTACTTGCCTCCAAAAGCTGAAACTGGGAAGTGTCCTGTGCTGTATTGGCTCTCGG ggcTGACCTGCACAGAACAGAATTTCATAACGAAAGCCGGGTTTCAacaagcagcagcccagcacgGCCTTATTGTGGTGGCACCAGACACGAGCCCAC GTGGCTGCAATATTGAAGGAGAAGATGAAAGCTGGGATTTTGGCACTGGTGCTGGTTTTTATGTGGATGCCACTGAAGATCCTTGGAAAACAAACTACAGGATGTATTCCTACATAAAGGATGAG CTGCCTAAACTAATAAATGCCAATTTTCCAACTGACCCTGAACGAATGTCTATTTTTGGGCATTCCATGGGAGGTCACGGAGCTCTTATTCTTGCTCTGAAGAATCCTGGGAAGTACAAA TCTGTGTCAGCATTTGCTCCTATCTGCAACCCAATTCAGTGTCAGTGGGGGAAGAAAGCCCTTGGTGGATATCTGGGACCAGATGCAAGCAAATGGGAG GCCTATGATGCTACACAGCTTGTGAAGTCCTACTCGGGCGCTCGCCTCGACATCTTGATTGACCAAGGCAAAGATGACCAGTTCCTGTCTGCAGGCCAGTTGCTGCCTGATAACTTCATCGCTGCCTGCACTGAGCAGAAGATCCCAGTAGTCTTCAGACTGCAGCAG GGTTATGATCACAGCTATTATTTCATTGCTTCATTTATTAATGACCACATCAAGCACCATGCAAAATACCTCAATGCTTGA